Proteins encoded within one genomic window of Bacteroides sedimenti:
- a CDS encoding RagB/SusD family nutrient uptake outer membrane protein: MKKLISKQYYIVLLSTLLLSASSCNDSFLDKYPYDQVTHATYWKSEEQLKKALYPCYEGLRYDQIINMGEACADNVVWGAVTSGLNKVSGGKHTALDSFPFYTYWSNIYENIFNCNNFLDHYNEAKIPQDVKDVYAAEVKVIRALQYFWLTSLWRDVPMLDHVVTPDEAYLPQTKKDVIIDWIMKDLDWAAEKLGKNIQKGENVGRIDRWGALAMKARIALQNEMWDVAATAAKEIMDNSPYGLWDYEKVYHLEGNSETNPANNEAIIFSLYKDQVRMNNLTNYTCNPDDYMRLNPGKTLVDSYLCIDGKPAVTGLEYYKRTDVTTSSLYTYPEQHYADYFKNRDPRMHMTLYCPGDQWPGGDDGDLDKVANPILQLPRFEPLQRDRRGANSRTGFYFKKYNSPSLAGQVDKDHNNINVIRYPEVLLIYAEAMFNKQGKTLTQEQIDITINKLRNRVGMHPMKLDELKAWNLDLETEIRRERRIEMSFDGMRYFDILRWKEGFRFGRAITGPSLRVCLNDLGKTPYVDGNGNPIVDEFGDIVFDASTAEGGARNFDPKKHYIWPIPDKEMTKNPNLKQNPEWL, from the coding sequence ATGAAAAAATTAATAAGTAAACAATATTATATAGTGCTGCTAAGTACCCTACTTTTGTCAGCCTCATCCTGCAATGATAGTTTCCTGGATAAATATCCCTATGACCAGGTAACACATGCAACTTATTGGAAATCAGAAGAACAGTTAAAGAAAGCTCTTTATCCCTGTTACGAAGGGCTGCGTTATGACCAGATTATCAATATGGGAGAAGCTTGCGCAGATAATGTTGTATGGGGTGCTGTTACATCCGGACTGAATAAAGTATCTGGAGGAAAACATACAGCTTTGGATAGTTTTCCTTTCTACACATATTGGTCTAATATATATGAGAACATCTTTAATTGTAACAACTTTTTGGACCATTATAATGAGGCTAAAATACCTCAGGATGTAAAGGATGTATACGCAGCTGAAGTAAAGGTGATCCGTGCACTGCAATACTTCTGGCTGACTTCATTGTGGAGAGATGTTCCGATGCTTGATCATGTGGTTACTCCAGATGAGGCTTATTTGCCTCAAACAAAAAAGGATGTGATCATTGACTGGATTATGAAAGACCTTGACTGGGCTGCAGAGAAATTAGGAAAAAATATTCAGAAAGGAGAAAACGTTGGTCGTATAGACCGTTGGGGTGCTTTAGCTATGAAGGCGCGTATTGCTTTACAAAACGAAATGTGGGATGTAGCAGCAACTGCAGCTAAGGAAATAATGGATAACAGTCCTTACGGATTGTGGGATTATGAGAAAGTGTATCATCTGGAAGGAAACTCAGAAACAAATCCGGCCAACAATGAAGCAATCATTTTCAGTCTTTATAAAGATCAGGTTCGTATGAACAATCTGACCAATTATACCTGTAATCCGGATGACTATATGAGATTGAATCCAGGAAAAACATTGGTTGATTCTTACTTATGTATTGATGGCAAACCTGCTGTAACCGGACTGGAATATTATAAAAGGACTGATGTTACGACTTCATCTCTTTACACTTATCCGGAACAACATTATGCAGATTATTTTAAGAACAGAGATCCTCGTATGCATATGACACTTTATTGTCCGGGAGATCAATGGCCGGGAGGTGATGATGGCGATTTAGATAAAGTTGCCAACCCAATATTACAGTTGCCTCGTTTTGAACCACTACAACGCGACCGTAGAGGAGCTAATAGTCGTACAGGATTTTATTTCAAAAAATACAATTCTCCATCTCTTGCCGGGCAGGTTGATAAGGACCATAATAACATTAATGTAATCCGTTATCCTGAAGTGTTGCTTATTTACGCAGAAGCCATGTTCAATAAGCAGGGAAAAACATTGACTCAGGAACAGATTGATATCACAATCAACAAGCTGCGTAACCGGGTTGGTATGCACCCAATGAAACTGGATGAACTGAAAGCATGGAATCTTGATCTAGAAACTGAAATAAGGCGTGAACGTCGTATAGAAATGTCGTTTGATGGCATGCGCTATTTTGATATCCTTCGTTGGAAAGAAGGTTTCCGTTTTGGTCGTGCTATTACAGGACCTAGCTTACGTGTATGTTTGAATGATCTGGGAAAAACTCCTTATGTAGATGGTAATGGCAATCCGATTGTTGATGAATTCGGAGATATTGTCTTTGATGCTTCTACTGCAGAAGGTGGTGCCCGCAATTTCGATCCCAAGAAACATTACATATGGCCTATACCTGATAAAGAAATGACAAAGAACCCGAATTTGAAACAAAACCCTGAGTGGTTATAA
- a CDS encoding glycerate kinase family protein produces the protein MKKIILAFDSFKGSANSLDIAKHAERAILNEYPRCEVMRFPIADGGEGTTEALCAGLDTTKVYCRVHDPLMNPIEVSYGISRDGTTAILEMASASGLPLVPVSLRNPMNTTTFGSGEVILDALNRGCRKFIMGIGGSATNDAGIGMLSALGVRFLDSDKQELKPKGGNLINIEYIDDSAMHPALKESSFTIACDVNNPLFGSEGAAYIFAPQKGATADEVEALDNGLRHYAKLIKAYKGVDIASIAGAGAAGGMGGGLLAFLNANLKSGIDTILEILNFKESIHNADLIFTGEGKLDVQTGMGKALGGILKIANQQNVPVIALGGCIEDAEKLNEMGFTAVLSIQPAPVSLEQAMQRQFTLKNIETTITQLLRVIKRFGK, from the coding sequence ATGAAAAAGATAATTCTTGCATTCGATTCATTCAAAGGGTCGGCTAATTCTCTTGATATTGCAAAACATGCTGAACGGGCTATTTTGAATGAGTATCCCCGTTGTGAGGTGATGCGTTTCCCGATTGCCGACGGTGGAGAAGGTACAACTGAAGCTCTGTGTGCCGGCTTGGATACCACAAAAGTTTATTGCCGGGTTCATGACCCGTTGATGAATCCGATTGAGGTTTCATACGGAATTTCCAGAGATGGTACGACTGCTATCCTCGAGATGGCATCGGCCAGTGGATTGCCTTTGGTGCCGGTTTCTCTTCGCAATCCGATGAACACAACCACTTTTGGAAGCGGAGAAGTTATTTTGGATGCCTTGAATCGCGGATGCCGTAAGTTTATTATGGGGATTGGTGGCAGTGCAACCAATGATGCCGGGATAGGGATGCTCAGTGCTTTGGGTGTCCGCTTTCTCGATAGTGATAAACAAGAGCTAAAACCGAAGGGCGGCAACCTGATAAACATAGAATACATTGACGATTCGGCCATGCATCCTGCTTTGAAAGAGTCTTCTTTTACCATTGCATGTGATGTAAACAACCCACTCTTTGGTTCAGAGGGAGCGGCATATATCTTTGCTCCGCAGAAAGGTGCAACAGCTGATGAAGTAGAAGCGCTGGACAATGGACTAAGACACTATGCAAAACTTATCAAAGCATATAAAGGTGTTGATATCGCTTCGATAGCAGGTGCCGGGGCAGCAGGAGGAATGGGTGGAGGCTTACTCGCTTTTCTGAATGCTAACCTGAAATCCGGCATAGATACCATTCTGGAAATCCTCAATTTCAAAGAGTCCATACATAATGCAGACCTTATTTTTACGGGAGAAGGGAAACTGGATGTGCAGACCGGCATGGGGAAAGCATTAGGAGGAATTTTAAAAATAGCAAACCAACAGAACGTTCCGGTCATTGCTTTGGGAGGATGCATTGAAGATGCGGAAAAGCTTAATGAAATGGGCTTTACCGCTGTACTTTCCATTCAGCCAGCTCCGGTTTCTTTAGAGCAGGCAATGCAACGACAGTTCACATTAAAAAACATAGAGACTACTATTACCCAGCTTTTGCGGGTTATTAAACGATTTGGTAAATAA
- a CDS encoding T9SS type A sorting domain-containing protein — translation MKTKHLLTGLFLSVAISTSAANYVVTSNSVDAAVEGSLLNVMSKVASGDVISFNFDGTEINSPSGSAYVILDAKSITINGINATNNKPVEFTGPEVIFEMKGGAILNLNNVVVSGKTGIPFKLSANARLNAKQCKFLNNGKIDNTNNGGLARISSAIGDFEDCYFEGNACGGSYGGGALCAYGKSSLYVKKCTFVNNHSSNGGAIVIQGTTGNIFGDCRIENSTFVNNGADGVGDQRGGAIYVKNGGDANSNVKPILIYNTFVGNVAYQAGGAIDCFAMSGKFIEITMVNNLLAGNIHGDNFTDNDVHIWNLVERVTTKTNNNVFAAATTDAFTISDTNVNFATDVIFKSLVPHPSPDFLGTDKKTAQLYTDANGRIVAMIDVNSVAKGKAVATSSSIANFPTTDQLGATRPVSPSVGAVEYADGLTPLGLANGIINQNVSGANVKAWIVGNQLFVSGVEGSAAASVYDLTGKEICNGTIDNNSPISVNEVCKGVYVVKINNKSTSEAIKLVVD, via the coding sequence ATGAAAACAAAACATTTACTCACTGGATTGTTCCTTTCAGTCGCCATATCGACTTCAGCGGCTAATTATGTAGTGACAAGCAATAGCGTGGATGCTGCAGTAGAAGGTTCTTTACTGAATGTAATGTCGAAAGTCGCTTCAGGCGATGTTATTTCTTTTAATTTTGACGGGACAGAAATTAATAGTCCTTCAGGATCAGCATATGTTATTTTAGATGCAAAGAGCATAACCATCAACGGTATTAATGCTACCAACAACAAGCCTGTGGAGTTTACAGGTCCTGAAGTGATTTTTGAAATGAAAGGGGGCGCAATACTGAATTTGAATAATGTCGTGGTTAGTGGTAAAACGGGAATTCCGTTCAAACTTTCGGCAAATGCCAGATTGAATGCCAAACAATGTAAGTTCCTGAATAATGGTAAAATTGATAATACTAATAATGGCGGGCTTGCACGTATAAGTAGCGCTATTGGCGATTTTGAAGATTGTTATTTTGAAGGTAATGCCTGTGGTGGTTCTTATGGAGGTGGTGCTTTGTGTGCCTATGGTAAATCTAGCTTATACGTAAAGAAATGTACTTTTGTAAACAACCATTCATCTAATGGAGGTGCAATTGTTATTCAAGGTACAACAGGTAACATATTCGGAGATTGCAGAATTGAGAATTCCACCTTTGTTAATAATGGAGCTGACGGAGTTGGTGACCAACGTGGCGGTGCTATTTATGTAAAGAACGGTGGAGACGCAAATTCCAACGTTAAGCCAATTCTCATTTACAACACATTTGTTGGTAATGTGGCTTATCAGGCCGGTGGAGCTATTGATTGTTTTGCAATGTCTGGAAAATTTATAGAAATTACAATGGTAAATAATCTTCTTGCAGGAAATATTCATGGGGATAATTTTACAGACAACGATGTTCATATTTGGAACCTGGTTGAACGTGTTACCACAAAAACTAATAACAACGTTTTTGCCGCCGCTACTACTGATGCATTTACCATTTCTGATACCAATGTTAATTTCGCCACAGATGTTATTTTTAAATCATTGGTACCACATCCTTCTCCCGATTTTCTGGGAACTGACAAAAAAACAGCTCAGTTATATACAGATGCAAATGGCCGAATCGTTGCCATGATTGACGTCAATAGTGTTGCAAAAGGAAAGGCTGTAGCCACTTCTTCCTCTATTGCTAACTTCCCTACTACCGACCAGTTGGGAGCAACACGTCCGGTAAGTCCTTCTGTCGGTGCAGTAGAGTATGCAGATGGACTAACTCCTCTTGGACTTGCAAATGGAATAATTAACCAGAATGTTTCTGGTGCAAATGTAAAAGCATGGATAGTTGGTAATCAGCTATTTGTAAGCGGCGTGGAAGGTAGTGCTGCTGCATCTGTTTATGATCTTACAGGCAAAGAAATTTGCAATGGAACGATTGACAACAATTCTCCAATTTCAGTAAATGAAGTATGTAAAGGGGTATACGTTGTTAAAATAAATAATAAATCAACTTCTGAAGCTATTAAACTTGTTGTTGATTAA
- a CDS encoding endonuclease/exonuclease/phosphatase family protein, whose product MRLIKCLMMIFCMTFVSCGKSDNNTPFDPGWGNGADDSPVEKVSIVTYNIRHCSAYIIGDTDGPIDVSGISRSLKSLQADVVFLQEVDKNTTRSGKDLDEAAKIAELAGFPYYHFYKAQDYQGGEYGLAILSRFNLTGIEQYDLPRVEVEGTYVGYSILAKAVVSINGKRIVLATTHLATTAENRVEQMPVINEKLSSIKDLVILGGDFNATPSNSTINTLDSYGFVRSGKDKNYYTIPSNAPNREIDYICFKPGDKVQIIEHKVFGEMTISDHLPVRVTFKMI is encoded by the coding sequence ATGAGGCTGATCAAATGTCTTATGATGATTTTCTGCATGACATTCGTGTCATGCGGAAAATCGGATAACAATACCCCCTTTGACCCGGGATGGGGAAATGGTGCTGATGATTCTCCTGTAGAGAAGGTTAGTATCGTGACTTATAACATAAGGCATTGTTCTGCTTATATTATAGGAGATACTGATGGACCGATTGATGTTTCGGGCATTAGTCGTTCATTAAAATCGTTACAGGCTGATGTTGTCTTTCTACAGGAAGTTGACAAGAACACAACCCGCAGTGGAAAAGATCTGGACGAAGCAGCCAAAATAGCAGAATTGGCCGGTTTTCCCTATTATCATTTTTATAAAGCACAAGATTATCAGGGAGGTGAATATGGACTGGCAATACTCTCCCGTTTTAACCTTACAGGAATCGAACAGTATGATTTACCACGGGTAGAGGTTGAGGGAACCTATGTTGGTTATTCAATCCTTGCTAAAGCGGTTGTTTCGATAAATGGGAAACGGATAGTGCTTGCAACAACTCATCTTGCTACTACAGCAGAAAATAGGGTAGAACAAATGCCAGTAATAAATGAGAAACTTTCATCTATCAAGGATCTTGTGATTTTGGGAGGAGATTTTAATGCAACCCCATCAAATTCCACAATAAATACTCTGGATAGCTATGGATTTGTTAGAAGTGGTAAGGACAAGAATTATTATACAATACCCTCTAATGCTCCTAATAGAGAAATTGATTATATATGTTTTAAACCGGGAGATAAAGTACAGATAATAGAACATAAGGTATTTGGTGAGATGACAATATCAGATCATCTGCCTGTAAGAGTTACCTTTAAAATGATTTAA
- a CDS encoding alpha-N-acetylglucosaminidase, protein MKNFALKCLSVIAAFILCFCCNSSYAAEQITSVKQLLQRQIGEKANEINYQLIESSNGKEVFEIEAKQGTLTLKGSSPVALCYAFHTYLREACHAMKTWSGKHLALPERWPDYVLKNQVTPYEYRYFLNVCTFGYTTPYWDWARWEKEIDWMALRGVNMPLATVASEAIAERVWLRMGLTKKEIREFFTAPAHLPWHRMGNLNKWDGPLSDEWQEDQIKMQHLIINRMRQLGMEPIAPAFAGFVPMAFAQQHPDIKFKHLKWGGFDEKYNAYVLPPDSPFFEEIGKLFIEEWEKEFGKNKFYLSDSFNEMELPIEKNDVEGKYKLLAQYGESIYRSIAAGNPDAVWVTQGWTFGYQHSFWDKKSLQALLSKVPDDKMIIVDLGNDYPKWVWKTEQTWKVHDGFYGKKWIFSYVPNFGGKTALTGDMQMYAFSSAEALHSSSCGNLIGFGSAPEGLENNEVIYELLADMGWRSQAIDLDKWLESYCKARYGAYPDAMKQAWSLLRNTAYSSLYSYPRFTWQTVTPDKRRVSKIDTSDDFMHAVELFLSCADNLKKSELYVNDAIELSAFYVAAKADKLYNKALKEDASGHAATAQKYLQQTIDLLLKTDRLLVSHPVYRLEEWVKLARNKGTTTAEKNAFEANSKRLITTWGGFQEDYAARFWSGLIKDYYIPRLKLYFSKGRNGIDRWEEKWINTPWHNTTKPYENPVNSAIGLVQQVKDI, encoded by the coding sequence ATGAAAAATTTCGCACTTAAATGCTTATCTGTTATTGCAGCATTTATTTTATGCTTTTGTTGCAACTCATCTTATGCTGCAGAACAAATAACTTCCGTGAAGCAACTTCTTCAACGACAAATAGGCGAAAAAGCCAACGAAATAAATTACCAGCTAATAGAGTCTTCAAATGGGAAAGAAGTTTTTGAAATAGAAGCAAAGCAAGGAACATTAACCCTCAAGGGTAGCAGCCCGGTAGCCTTATGTTATGCTTTTCATACTTATTTGAGAGAGGCTTGCCACGCTATGAAAACGTGGAGTGGGAAGCATCTCGCCTTACCTGAAAGATGGCCTGATTATGTATTGAAAAACCAGGTTACTCCCTATGAATACAGATACTTTTTAAATGTTTGTACATTTGGTTATACTACTCCATACTGGGATTGGGCCAGATGGGAGAAGGAAATCGACTGGATGGCACTAAGAGGTGTCAATATGCCATTGGCAACAGTAGCGAGCGAGGCTATTGCCGAAAGGGTTTGGTTACGTATGGGATTAACAAAAAAAGAGATCAGAGAGTTTTTTACGGCACCGGCTCATCTGCCCTGGCACCGTATGGGAAACCTGAATAAATGGGATGGACCGTTGTCGGATGAGTGGCAGGAAGATCAAATTAAAATGCAACATCTTATCATTAACCGCATGCGCCAGTTGGGTATGGAACCAATAGCCCCTGCATTTGCGGGATTTGTGCCGATGGCTTTTGCTCAACAACATCCGGATATTAAATTCAAACATCTAAAGTGGGGTGGATTTGATGAGAAATACAATGCGTATGTATTGCCTCCAGATTCTCCTTTTTTCGAGGAAATAGGTAAACTCTTCATTGAAGAGTGGGAGAAGGAGTTTGGTAAAAATAAGTTTTACCTGTCTGATAGTTTCAATGAGATGGAGTTACCCATTGAGAAAAATGATGTGGAAGGAAAATACAAATTATTGGCCCAGTATGGCGAGTCTATTTATCGCTCCATTGCAGCTGGCAATCCGGATGCAGTATGGGTAACACAAGGGTGGACTTTCGGATACCAGCACTCTTTTTGGGATAAAAAAAGTTTGCAGGCACTATTAAGCAAGGTGCCCGATGATAAAATGATTATTGTGGACCTGGGCAATGATTACCCAAAGTGGGTTTGGAAAACCGAGCAAACATGGAAGGTACATGATGGGTTCTATGGCAAGAAATGGATATTCAGTTATGTTCCAAACTTTGGAGGTAAAACGGCTCTTACGGGTGATATGCAGATGTATGCCTTCTCATCAGCCGAAGCGCTGCATTCAAGTTCATGTGGAAATCTTATTGGATTTGGTTCGGCTCCAGAAGGACTCGAGAACAATGAGGTAATATACGAATTGTTGGCCGATATGGGTTGGAGAAGCCAAGCCATTGATCTGGATAAATGGCTTGAATCCTACTGTAAAGCTCGTTATGGAGCTTACCCCGATGCAATGAAACAAGCCTGGAGTTTATTAAGAAACACAGCATATAGCTCACTTTACTCATATCCACGGTTTACATGGCAAACGGTGACTCCGGATAAACGAAGAGTGAGTAAAATAGATACGAGTGATGATTTTATGCACGCTGTGGAACTGTTTCTGTCATGTGCCGACAACCTTAAAAAGTCGGAATTATATGTAAACGACGCCATTGAACTTTCTGCATTCTATGTTGCTGCGAAGGCTGATAAACTATATAACAAAGCATTAAAGGAGGATGCCTCGGGGCATGCTGCTACAGCGCAAAAATATCTCCAACAAACCATAGACCTGTTGTTGAAAACAGACAGGCTTCTTGTCTCTCATCCTGTCTATCGTCTTGAAGAGTGGGTGAAGTTGGCAAGGAACAAAGGAACCACTACTGCGGAAAAAAATGCTTTTGAAGCCAACTCCAAACGGTTGATAACCACCTGGGGAGGATTTCAGGAAGATTATGCGGCACGTTTCTGGAGCGGACTAATCAAGGATTACTATATACCTCGTCTGAAACTCTATTTCTCGAAAGGAAGAAACGGTATAGACCGCTGGGAAGAAAAGTGGATAAATACTCCGTGGCATAACACCACGAAACCTTATGAGAATCCGGTTAATTCAGCTATTGGATTGGTTCAACAGGTGAAAGATATTTAA
- a CDS encoding endonuclease/exonuclease/phosphatase family protein, whose product MKKILAIIMIFLPLVLINAQDKKAEGPRRIKVMTYNLRFGELSSLEQIAEHIKAFNPDFVALQEVDVKTFRERAPKQNGKDFIGELAFRTGMLGLYGKSIYYKDGYYGIGILSKYPYIKVQKVMLPRPEEKEQRVMLYADFEFSPTDTLTFACTHLDYFSAETRQKQAAFINNILLKSTYPVILGGDFNAQPDSPEIKKEMSAWSMLTNNDFSIPAWKPEAKIDYIFGYPKKHWKVVRTQTIQSSLSDHLPIITEMEIVNDNK is encoded by the coding sequence ATGAAAAAGATTCTAGCAATAATAATGATATTTCTGCCCCTTGTTCTGATTAATGCGCAAGATAAAAAAGCTGAAGGGCCAAGGAGAATAAAAGTAATGACTTACAATCTGCGTTTTGGAGAACTCTCTTCTTTAGAGCAGATTGCAGAGCATATTAAGGCATTTAATCCCGATTTTGTGGCGTTGCAGGAGGTGGATGTTAAAACCTTCCGCGAAAGGGCACCCAAGCAAAACGGAAAAGATTTTATTGGTGAACTGGCCTTTCGTACAGGAATGTTAGGACTTTATGGAAAGTCTATATATTATAAAGATGGGTATTACGGAATTGGAATCCTTTCTAAATATCCCTATATAAAAGTTCAGAAAGTAATGTTGCCCCGACCAGAAGAAAAAGAACAGAGAGTGATGCTATATGCCGACTTTGAGTTTTCACCGACCGATACCCTGACTTTTGCTTGTACGCATCTTGATTATTTTTCAGCTGAAACTAGGCAGAAGCAGGCAGCATTTATTAACAATATCCTCTTAAAATCAACTTATCCGGTGATTTTAGGTGGTGATTTTAATGCTCAGCCCGATAGCCCTGAAATAAAGAAAGAAATGTCAGCCTGGAGTATGTTGACAAATAACGATTTCTCAATACCTGCTTGGAAGCCCGAGGCAAAGATTGACTATATTTTCGGATATCCCAAAAAGCATTGGAAAGTTGTACGTACACAGACTATACAATCGTCACTTAGCGATCATCTGCCAATTATTACTGAAATGGAAATTGTTAATGACAATAAATAA
- a CDS encoding endonuclease/exonuclease/phosphatase family protein, translated as MRNILKQILFIVFLFGTVLCSEAQVYGSHIHLANKDVKVQALTKDKEDNLYLMGTTTDALCLTGSRNVEEIPLRMMSYNIQGHIMNTTKLNNLATVINSQNPDVVSIQEVDMAASYITHDWLADLAAATNMKAYFFPTVGEKYGIGLLTKKTPLSVTNKLIERLPESSDKESRGMIIAEYDKFVFIATHYSLNADDRDNATSFIVNYASTATKNVFVAGDMNAQYTYRCIQTFLNSGFKVLNDTSIPTFSSTNPTECIDLILSYTPQNEALPFSVTDRGIPNNHQVDLTTTSDHLPIYVNVKMTRDVTANPNIPVSDLYNKSLFLAKYNKNQELLWYKRLTVTGDVRPFDVQTGNDGKVYIAMGVDGSLTNDSFINGSCSGPMFAILNGNGDLLWHQAFGNQFANDRYAAISPDGQGGFYIGGDCNSSINLGGNALTFEGTGCFIARYSSDGTCIWAKKIEPGSAKNAYMHRIIAGKQNDIYVAFCSNGSDVKVSNLSLSESNITSISAYISRWNESGDAVWFKKFNGFGYKTNAATQRNVSSGPGAGAIPVAVDGQNNVSLLLWTSGMRIEVKNNASSAENTLSDISLGEGLAAAGLVWLKYTSQGKFTSSQRLGNNEIARLSTTEYLMQPSIAVDSKGNNYVGGYTSSDNYLYTTGYQPAGRGKRDFFLARINVANTIDFVRRVGGTQDDCLPAITVSADDNNIYAAIYSESSPAYLGLNLSDTMEGQGASVTEQINSSNVYFTRYIIDQTQSSISSCEKTAPITFLKSGDGYQVMGVTQPVTLHFYSIDGKLSETASFESDGWFSTHGKKGIYMVKIMEENAVYTTKILF; from the coding sequence ATGAGAAACATTTTAAAACAGATTCTATTCATTGTATTCCTCTTTGGAACAGTTCTTTGCTCTGAAGCACAGGTGTATGGAAGCCATATACATTTGGCAAATAAGGATGTCAAGGTACAGGCATTAACTAAAGATAAAGAAGATAATTTGTATCTGATGGGTACTACCACTGATGCGTTGTGCCTAACGGGAAGCCGGAACGTGGAGGAAATTCCTCTACGGATGATGAGTTATAATATTCAGGGACACATTATGAATACGACGAAGTTGAATAATCTGGCAACAGTTATCAACAGCCAGAATCCCGATGTGGTATCTATTCAGGAAGTAGATATGGCGGCATCATATATAACTCACGATTGGCTAGCTGATTTGGCTGCCGCTACAAATATGAAAGCCTATTTTTTTCCAACCGTAGGAGAAAAATATGGAATAGGGCTGCTGACAAAGAAAACTCCATTATCCGTTACCAATAAACTGATTGAAAGATTGCCCGAATCGTCTGATAAGGAAAGCAGAGGAATGATAATTGCCGAATATGATAAGTTTGTCTTTATTGCAACACATTACTCGTTGAATGCTGACGATAGAGATAATGCCACATCATTCATAGTCAATTATGCCTCAACCGCAACGAAGAATGTCTTTGTTGCCGGTGATATGAATGCGCAATATACCTATAGATGCATCCAAACATTTCTGAATTCCGGTTTCAAAGTGCTGAATGATACTTCGATACCTACATTCAGTTCAACAAACCCCACCGAATGTATTGATCTGATCTTAAGCTATACTCCTCAAAATGAGGCTTTGCCTTTTTCTGTTACTGACAGAGGAATTCCGAATAATCATCAAGTCGATTTAACAACAACTTCTGATCATTTGCCTATTTATGTAAATGTTAAGATGACTCGTGATGTGACTGCTAATCCGAATATTCCGGTATCAGATCTATATAATAAGAGCTTGTTCCTGGCAAAATACAATAAAAACCAGGAGCTGCTATGGTACAAACGACTCACTGTGACCGGCGATGTCAGACCATTTGATGTTCAGACCGGAAATGACGGGAAAGTGTATATTGCAATGGGAGTAGATGGATCGTTGACAAACGATTCATTTATTAATGGCAGCTGCAGTGGTCCCATGTTTGCTATTCTTAATGGAAACGGCGATCTGTTATGGCATCAAGCATTTGGGAACCAGTTCGCCAATGATCGATATGCCGCTATATCTCCTGACGGACAAGGAGGATTCTATATCGGAGGAGATTGCAACAGTTCTATCAATTTGGGAGGGAATGCACTCACTTTCGAAGGTACAGGATGTTTCATTGCAAGATATTCGTCTGACGGGACTTGCATTTGGGCAAAGAAAATAGAACCGGGAAGTGCGAAGAATGCATATATGCATCGGATTATAGCCGGGAAACAGAATGATATATATGTGGCCTTTTGTTCTAACGGATCGGATGTTAAGGTGAGTAACCTGTCGTTATCTGAATCAAATATTACTTCAATATCCGCTTATATTTCAAGATGGAATGAGAGTGGAGATGCGGTTTGGTTTAAGAAGTTTAATGGATTTGGTTATAAAACCAATGCAGCTACTCAACGGAATGTAAGTTCCGGACCAGGTGCTGGCGCCATACCTGTGGCGGTTGACGGACAGAATAATGTATCCTTGCTCTTGTGGACTTCCGGCATGCGTATAGAAGTGAAAAACAATGCATCTTCTGCAGAGAATACACTGAGTGATATTTCATTAGGCGAGGGACTGGCTGCAGCCGGATTGGTTTGGCTAAAATATACCTCTCAAGGGAAATTTACATCTTCTCAGAGATTGGGGAATAATGAAATAGCAAGACTCTCTACTACAGAATACCTCATGCAACCATCCATCGCGGTTGATAGTAAAGGTAATAACTATGTGGGAGGATATACCAGTTCCGACAACTATCTTTACACAACCGGTTATCAACCCGCTGGACGAGGAAAAAGAGATTTTTTCCTGGCTCGTATCAATGTTGCTAATACAATTGATTTTGTTCGTCGGGTAGGTGGAACTCAAGATGATTGCCTGCCGGCTATCACTGTTTCGGCGGATGATAATAACATTTATGCAGCTATCTATAGCGAAAGCTCTCCTGCATATCTGGGATTGAATCTTTCTGACACGATGGAAGGACAAGGAGCAAGTGTTACCGAACAGATAAATTCGTCTAACGTCTATTTTACCCGTTATATAATCGATCAGACTCAATCTTCCATTTCTTCGTGCGAGAAAACCGCTCCTATTACTTTCCTAAAAAGTGGAGATGGATATCAGGTGATGGGTGTCACTCAACCTGTTACACTTCATTTTTATTCTATCGACGGAAAACTTTCAGAAACTGCATCTTTCGAATCAGACGGGTGGTTCTCCACTCATGGAAAGAAAGGGATTTACATGGTTAAAATTATGGAGGAGAATGCTGTATATACAACAAAAATTCTTTTTTAA